From Humisphaera borealis, the proteins below share one genomic window:
- a CDS encoding cofactor-independent phosphoglycerate mutase has translation MKYAIIIPDGAADEPLAELGGKTPLEAAATPNMDRIAQMGRIGLVRTVPDGFESGSDVATMSLLGYDPAVYHTGRAPLEAAAQSIPLDPTDWVFRCNLVTTRGGLMKDHSAGGISNVDARQLLVDLAEVLKEPGFEIYHGVSYRNLMVYRGSQDFELKTKPPHEIPEEPAEKWLPTGTGSDILRRMTETSAKLFANHPINVARRQAGINEATQIWLWGQGHAPAMPKFAERFGVAKGCMITGVDLLRGLASLLGWDCHEVDGMTSFHDTNYIGQGIDTAKMLDKYDLVLSHVESPDEASHQADWKTKIEAIEAIDNHVVGPVLAKMQSYPDWRIMVLPDHPTNISTRKHGYAPTLFAIAGTGVKAAGAKAYSEPIADASGLKLDKGHELMEFFLRSSGG, from the coding sequence ATGAAATACGCCATCATCATCCCCGACGGCGCGGCCGACGAGCCGCTGGCCGAACTGGGCGGGAAGACGCCGCTGGAAGCCGCCGCCACGCCGAACATGGACCGCATCGCGCAGATGGGCCGGATCGGTTTAGTGCGCACCGTGCCCGACGGGTTCGAGAGCGGGTCCGATGTCGCCACCATGTCGCTGCTGGGCTACGACCCGGCCGTCTACCACACCGGCCGGGCACCGCTGGAAGCCGCGGCTCAGAGCATTCCGCTTGATCCGACCGACTGGGTTTTCCGCTGCAATCTCGTCACCACGCGTGGCGGCTTGATGAAGGACCACTCGGCCGGCGGCATCAGCAATGTCGATGCGCGGCAGCTGCTGGTGGATCTGGCCGAGGTGCTCAAAGAACCGGGCTTCGAGATCTACCACGGCGTCAGCTACCGCAACCTGATGGTCTACCGCGGGTCTCAGGATTTCGAACTGAAGACCAAGCCGCCACACGAAATCCCCGAGGAGCCGGCCGAGAAATGGCTGCCGACCGGGACCGGTTCCGACATCCTTCGGCGAATGACGGAGACCTCGGCGAAGCTGTTCGCGAATCACCCGATCAACGTCGCCAGGCGTCAGGCCGGCATCAATGAAGCGACGCAGATCTGGCTCTGGGGCCAGGGCCACGCCCCGGCGATGCCGAAGTTCGCCGAGCGGTTCGGCGTCGCCAAGGGGTGCATGATCACCGGCGTCGATCTGCTCCGCGGCTTGGCGTCACTGTTGGGCTGGGACTGCCACGAAGTGGACGGCATGACCAGCTTCCACGACACCAACTACATCGGCCAGGGCATCGACACGGCGAAGATGCTCGACAAGTACGACCTGGTTCTCAGCCACGTCGAATCGCCGGACGAGGCGAGCCACCAGGCCGACTGGAAGACGAAAATCGAAGCGATCGAGGCGATCGACAATCACGTCGTCGGCCCGGTGCTGGCCAAGATGCAGTCCTACCCCGACTGGCGGATCATGGTTCTGCCGGACCACCCGACCAACATCAGCACCCGAAAGCACGGCTACGCCCCCACGCTCTTCGCAATCGCCGGGACCGGCGTGAAAGCCGCCGGCGCCAAGGCGTACAGCGAGCCGATCGCCGACGCGAGCGGGCTGAAGCTCGACAAGGGGCACGAGCTGATGGAGTTCTTCCTGCGCAGCAGCGGGGGCTGA
- a CDS encoding trypsin-like peptidase domain-containing protein, protein MLNEFRIGTLLGVAATLVLASSVSADRVKLKDGRVIEGTVIPQGSGYWVRSSDGQTYKLTKEEVVSIDKGAAAPAAGTPAAGTTPASPGAAPKIAVNFNVTKSRCTVVDSALAAVTLWQQFLDNAPENSPDLPAAREEHAKWKALADSSAEKIKGKWIGGDERKAILAKATALQKEADELIEQQQTLQAVKKLEEAAAVYPNSFESNFQLAYIYMIQHDEKKAAEWFAKASAIRPDAPEVLANQGLLHCVKRRYDVGIPLMTKALQKGDRREIVHNLITAISSAPEVLRRRADIKEAEGAARLLAGKYNLSGPGDSYLIVPLMKENRGGRGGAEHEAMWSGTGFIVAADGLILTNRHVVEGAKTLMVILKGAGPGGSDLQRSGEVVVIDDQQDLALVRIKVDAKQTLTVMQLAPTDAPGDGAECTVIGFPMIDRLGAAVKITRGIVSSAAKQANGPDIMVDAKVNPGNSGGPILDRYGNVMAIVSMKTVASRLEDSYGLGISAGMVRRFLAKNSVTLKPGTTDGKTLSAEEIAAKAKPSTVCILGTK, encoded by the coding sequence ATGTTGAACGAGTTTCGAATCGGGACACTTCTCGGTGTGGCGGCGACGCTGGTTTTGGCCTCGTCGGTGTCGGCTGATCGCGTGAAATTGAAGGACGGCCGAGTCATTGAGGGGACGGTCATTCCCCAGGGCAGTGGCTACTGGGTTCGCAGTAGTGACGGACAGACCTACAAACTGACCAAGGAAGAAGTGGTCTCGATCGACAAGGGGGCCGCTGCGCCGGCGGCGGGAACGCCTGCCGCCGGAACGACGCCGGCTTCCCCAGGCGCGGCTCCGAAGATCGCCGTCAACTTCAACGTGACCAAGTCCCGGTGCACGGTCGTCGACAGCGCGCTGGCTGCCGTCACGCTGTGGCAACAATTCCTGGACAACGCCCCCGAGAACAGCCCCGACTTGCCCGCCGCGCGGGAAGAGCATGCCAAGTGGAAGGCGCTTGCCGACAGCAGCGCCGAAAAGATCAAGGGCAAGTGGATCGGCGGCGACGAGCGCAAGGCGATCCTCGCCAAGGCGACGGCGTTGCAGAAGGAAGCCGACGAACTCATCGAACAGCAGCAGACCCTCCAGGCGGTCAAGAAGCTGGAGGAAGCGGCGGCGGTCTATCCCAACAGCTTCGAGTCGAACTTTCAGCTCGCCTACATCTACATGATCCAACATGACGAGAAGAAGGCAGCGGAGTGGTTCGCAAAAGCCTCGGCGATCCGCCCCGATGCGCCCGAAGTGCTCGCCAACCAGGGGCTGTTGCACTGCGTCAAACGCCGATACGACGTCGGCATCCCGCTGATGACCAAGGCCCTCCAGAAGGGGGACCGCAGGGAGATCGTTCACAACCTGATTACCGCCATCTCGAGTGCGCCCGAGGTGCTGCGCCGTCGCGCGGATATCAAGGAGGCCGAAGGCGCCGCTCGATTGCTCGCCGGCAAGTACAACCTGTCCGGCCCCGGCGACTCGTACCTGATCGTCCCGCTGATGAAGGAGAACCGCGGCGGTCGCGGCGGCGCCGAGCACGAAGCGATGTGGAGCGGTACGGGCTTCATCGTGGCTGCCGACGGGCTGATCCTGACCAACCGTCACGTGGTCGAAGGCGCCAAGACGCTGATGGTCATCCTGAAAGGCGCAGGGCCCGGCGGATCAGACCTGCAGCGGTCGGGCGAGGTCGTGGTGATCGACGACCAGCAGGATCTGGCCCTGGTCCGCATCAAGGTAGACGCCAAACAAACGCTCACGGTCATGCAACTGGCCCCCACCGATGCGCCCGGCGATGGCGCCGAATGCACGGTGATCGGCTTCCCTATGATCGACCGCCTCGGGGCCGCCGTGAAGATCACCCGCGGCATCGTCAGTTCCGCGGCCAAGCAGGCCAACGGCCCTGACATCATGGTCGATGCCAAGGTGAACCCCGGTAATTCCGGCGGGCCCATCCTGGATCGTTACGGCAATGTCATGGCGATCGTCAGCATGAAAACGGTGGCATCGCGGCTGGAAGACAGCTACGGACTGGGCATCAGCGCCGGCATGGTTCGGCGGTTCCTCGCGAAGAACAGCGTGACGCTGAAACCGGGAACCACCGACGGCAAAACGCTAAGCGCCGAAGAAATCGCCGCAAAAGCAAAGCCGAGCACCGTCTGCATCCTGGGAACCAAGTAG
- a CDS encoding DUF4159 domain-containing protein, with product MAAAVVFKVRCPACGKGLRVENVEPGAQVFCRACGARMQMPAPPLLGPVVDDPSAIPVLEALLISGDGTARAPEPQGALTPLAPEVQVQREAPLSTPPSPDNVPLAAIDRPEPAAPQPAFEPVPEPTQGHEGNFVVSAELPGDDSEVPPWAAVAAIPATKPPPVPAAAVPAAPPRQVPPRLVPTRIEPPDPDLEQQRLAMAPPWIPPPQPVQQVTPTAVAPVAANQRHDPLADTDIQPAIREEPRGVMPAGGMPTDDDIRTVLAAHRAGQLKLVEGHHRHGHPFWWALLGMLSAAAVVLIALVWTGQVNWFNSWEKQAYPTVAQFKAEAEAFAVRGALKESHDRYRKIDDLIGGREVHDERLREIVQSARDDAKRVYGLLLSRLAEPAVVVAPPPPATQAVVTEPGTKANPGATATTTVRPPAVGTGVDPNPRVAPSTQVASVTEPRVGRESPPARTRPAPRPVRRAADAPLTDAEIGESIQSGVNYLLKQFDGKTNLVIGRERGGDAAYFAGLDALAVYALLQAGQAIDDPRISHRGAEMRARLEALRALPIEGAHQTYARGLRATCLALFNRPEDFKVMANDVDWLLGTTDGGAFGYSGDFRNLVQRGNFPSRNGSWDNSNSQYGLLGVWSGIEADPRIEVPMAFWKAVDRHWTNTQIPDGQWGYVESGSGTGRLTMTCAGLASLFVAHEYLEPPTTSGTVGREPFSPALRKGLEWFERGDNSVKVRNGNWWGYSLYGIERVGLASGFKHFGAHDWYRELAEQIVKKQLTNGSWGDGVVDTSYAVLFLSRGRHPILMNKLRFDGYWSNRPRDASNMARFAGRQFERPINWQVVNVENPWTDWTDSPILYIASHEPPKLTDEHLAKLRSFVRSGGMIFTHADAGSPTFDKWARELAAKLFPYELTDVPENHAIWSSVYKLTARPALLGVSNGSRLLMVHSPSDITLKWQQRADRAFEARPDPARPATVVAPDSETKTRMLSSFHFGMNLFVYAAGKRDLRNRLDSAWIERPAAAPVDTIRIARIQYGGNWDPEPGAWERYGNWFQQTTGTRLEIQPVKLGDLKADTVFSHPMAHLTGTARVGFTDADAAALRSYVEAGGVVLIDPTGGMNAFDTEVRETLLVKAFPDRFARLLDPGHPLMSAGAPGMEDVGKTIVRGYTLERLGGGIGTLQILTPATSAKPGDKAGPNPGAVIVTSLDLTSGLLGTNVWGILGFQNRYAQNVVKNAIFWTVDGRAQK from the coding sequence ATGGCCGCAGCGGTCGTGTTCAAAGTGCGATGCCCCGCCTGCGGCAAGGGCCTGAGGGTCGAGAACGTGGAGCCTGGGGCGCAGGTGTTTTGTCGGGCCTGTGGCGCTCGCATGCAGATGCCCGCGCCGCCGTTGCTCGGACCGGTGGTGGACGATCCTTCCGCGATTCCGGTTCTGGAGGCTCTGCTGATTTCGGGGGACGGCACGGCGCGGGCTCCAGAGCCTCAAGGGGCTTTGACGCCTCTGGCTCCTGAGGTGCAGGTCCAGCGCGAAGCACCGCTTTCTACGCCGCCGTCCCCGGACAACGTTCCCCTTGCGGCGATCGATCGGCCTGAGCCCGCCGCTCCCCAGCCGGCGTTCGAACCGGTACCCGAGCCGACGCAGGGCCACGAGGGGAACTTTGTCGTATCAGCCGAGTTGCCCGGCGACGATTCGGAGGTGCCGCCCTGGGCGGCGGTCGCGGCAATCCCGGCGACGAAACCTCCACCCGTTCCCGCCGCCGCTGTCCCAGCGGCTCCGCCTCGCCAGGTTCCGCCACGCCTGGTACCGACACGAATCGAGCCACCGGACCCCGATCTGGAGCAGCAGCGGCTGGCGATGGCGCCGCCGTGGATCCCGCCGCCGCAACCGGTGCAGCAGGTCACGCCGACTGCCGTCGCCCCAGTCGCGGCAAACCAGCGGCATGACCCACTGGCCGACACGGACATCCAGCCGGCAATTCGAGAAGAGCCGCGGGGTGTCATGCCGGCGGGAGGGATGCCGACCGACGACGATATCCGCACCGTGCTGGCGGCGCATCGCGCGGGCCAGCTCAAGCTCGTCGAAGGCCATCACCGCCACGGGCATCCGTTCTGGTGGGCGCTGCTGGGCATGCTGTCGGCGGCGGCGGTGGTTCTGATCGCACTGGTGTGGACCGGGCAGGTCAATTGGTTCAACTCGTGGGAGAAGCAGGCCTACCCGACCGTCGCGCAGTTTAAAGCCGAGGCCGAGGCGTTTGCCGTCCGCGGGGCATTGAAGGAGTCTCACGACCGCTACCGGAAGATCGACGATCTGATCGGAGGGCGCGAGGTTCACGACGAGCGTCTGCGGGAGATCGTGCAGTCGGCGCGCGACGATGCCAAGCGCGTCTACGGACTGCTGCTGAGCCGACTGGCCGAGCCGGCCGTGGTGGTCGCTCCGCCGCCGCCGGCCACGCAGGCGGTGGTGACCGAGCCCGGCACCAAGGCGAATCCGGGAGCGACGGCGACCACGACGGTTCGTCCGCCGGCGGTCGGGACGGGAGTGGATCCGAACCCGCGGGTGGCACCGTCCACGCAGGTGGCGTCGGTCACGGAGCCGCGCGTCGGACGCGAGTCGCCGCCGGCCCGCACGCGACCCGCCCCGCGACCCGTCAGGCGTGCGGCCGATGCGCCGCTGACCGACGCGGAGATCGGGGAATCGATCCAGTCGGGTGTGAACTACCTGCTCAAGCAGTTCGACGGAAAAACGAACCTCGTCATCGGCCGGGAGCGCGGCGGCGACGCGGCGTACTTCGCCGGGCTGGATGCACTGGCGGTCTACGCGCTGCTGCAGGCCGGCCAGGCGATCGACGACCCGCGCATCAGCCATCGCGGAGCCGAGATGCGGGCGCGACTCGAGGCCCTTCGCGCGCTGCCGATCGAAGGCGCTCACCAGACCTACGCCCGCGGATTGCGCGCCACGTGCCTCGCGCTGTTCAACCGCCCGGAAGACTTCAAAGTCATGGCCAATGATGTTGATTGGCTCCTGGGCACCACGGACGGGGGCGCTTTCGGATACAGCGGCGACTTCCGGAACTTGGTCCAGCGGGGCAACTTTCCCTCGCGCAACGGTTCCTGGGACAACTCCAACAGCCAGTACGGGTTGCTGGGAGTCTGGTCGGGTATCGAAGCCGACCCTCGCATCGAAGTGCCGATGGCCTTCTGGAAGGCCGTTGATCGCCACTGGACCAACACGCAGATCCCCGACGGACAGTGGGGATACGTCGAAAGTGGAAGCGGCACCGGGCGGCTGACGATGACCTGTGCCGGGTTGGCATCACTGTTCGTTGCCCACGAATACCTGGAACCGCCGACCACCAGCGGCACGGTCGGACGGGAGCCCTTCTCGCCGGCGCTGCGCAAAGGTCTGGAATGGTTCGAGCGCGGCGATAATTCGGTGAAAGTCCGCAACGGGAACTGGTGGGGCTATTCCCTGTACGGGATCGAGCGCGTCGGCCTGGCCAGCGGCTTCAAGCACTTCGGAGCGCACGACTGGTATCGCGAACTGGCCGAGCAGATCGTCAAGAAGCAGTTAACCAACGGCTCCTGGGGCGACGGCGTCGTTGATACGTCTTACGCGGTGCTGTTCCTCTCGCGCGGACGACACCCGATTCTCATGAACAAGCTCCGGTTCGACGGCTACTGGTCGAACCGGCCACGCGATGCGTCGAACATGGCCCGCTTTGCCGGCAGGCAGTTCGAGCGGCCGATCAACTGGCAGGTGGTGAATGTCGAAAACCCCTGGACCGACTGGACCGACAGCCCGATCCTCTACATCGCGAGCCACGAGCCGCCGAAGCTGACCGACGAGCATCTGGCAAAGCTGCGGAGCTTCGTGCGATCCGGCGGGATGATCTTTACGCATGCCGACGCGGGGTCACCCACGTTCGACAAGTGGGCCCGCGAGCTGGCGGCCAAGCTGTTTCCCTATGAACTGACCGATGTGCCGGAAAACCATGCGATCTGGAGCAGCGTCTACAAGCTGACGGCTCGGCCCGCGCTGCTGGGCGTTTCGAACGGCAGCCGGCTGCTGATGGTGCACTCGCCGAGCGACATCACGCTCAAGTGGCAACAGCGGGCGGATCGCGCGTTCGAGGCGAGGCCCGACCCGGCCCGGCCGGCGACGGTGGTCGCGCCCGATTCCGAGACCAAGACGCGGATGCTGTCGTCATTCCACTTCGGCATGAACCTGTTCGTCTACGCCGCCGGCAAACGCGACCTTCGCAACCGCCTCGACTCGGCCTGGATCGAACGGCCGGCCGCGGCACCGGTCGACACTATCCGGATCGCCCGCATTCAATACGGCGGAAACTGGGATCCCGAGCCCGGCGCCTGGGAACGCTACGGCAACTGGTTCCAGCAGACGACAGGCACGCGGCTGGAGATCCAGCCGGTGAAGCTGGGAGATCTCAAGGCCGACACCGTTTTCAGCCATCCGATGGCGCACCTGACGGGGACGGCGCGGGTGGGCTTCACCGACGCCGACGCGGCCGCGCTGCGGTCTTACGTAGAGGCCGGCGGCGTGGTACTGATCGACCCGACCGGCGGGATGAACGCGTTCGACACAGAGGTTCGTGAGACACTGCTCGTCAAGGCGTTTCCCGACCGATTCGCAAGGCTGCTGGACCCCGGCCATCCGCTGATGTCGGCCGGGGCGCCCGGGATGGAAGACGTCGGCAAGACGATCGTGCGTGGGTACACGCTGGAACGGCTCGGCGGGGGGATTGGCACCCTGCAGATTCTGACGCCGGCCACCTCCGCAAAACCGGGGGACAAAGCCGGGCCCAATCCGGGTGCGGTGATCGTGACGAGTCTCGACCTGACCAGCGGCTTACTCGGCACCAACGTGTGGGGCATCCTTGGATTTCAGAACCGGTATGCACAAAACGTCGTGAAGAATGCCATCTTCTGGACGGTGGACGGTCGGGCACAGAAGTAG
- a CDS encoding FHA domain-containing protein, with protein sequence MAGTTAPGITAPPTSGSQTLRVIHLTGSNAGTTQELAPGQVQVGRHPESRVRFDHTVDFLVSTRHGQFSFEQGQWYIIDTNSTNGTWVSGARVQRQALTQGMLVVLGTPGAAGSASFKVDLDGTATTGIPDGEGAFAQEPPSSSEMVRFVCQSCGAIDTAPAVDIGQNVDCGVCGKKTKVVPMSPTQGSQRSAGAPPVASGPPPVIPGSAAPGSQHPKAIIPEDAGFFGGIIGNVKGAIHRMKEKKELNRDIAAIEQQIPAIESALQQAATSLGAELWQSAGAATAASHEKIKPFRATDKLAALDASVEQVKERRKAAEEEASKHAADHQHWLEEWQARHATLEGDLALAVQTLADARAEQARARQAVAATASERSPAMAAISARLTELSTEAAGEPKDDFASRYQSAMEELETSLVTLKAPLADWADKVAARTAAAEALDRSTQAHAEATAKVAASNQEKSAKEAARAGQERAHQQALQSLSAEVDRIRQQAPALHADLGRQFVELQQAPAIDPPPGSLAAAKAALDRLKQAQATIAEKKKRLTELEAG encoded by the coding sequence ATGGCTGGAACCACCGCGCCGGGCATTACCGCCCCGCCGACTTCCGGCAGCCAGACGCTCCGCGTGATCCATCTCACCGGCAGCAACGCCGGCACCACGCAGGAACTCGCGCCGGGGCAGGTCCAGGTCGGGCGGCATCCGGAGAGCCGGGTGCGGTTTGATCACACCGTCGATTTCCTGGTGTCCACCCGCCATGGGCAGTTCTCGTTCGAGCAGGGGCAGTGGTACATCATCGACACCAACTCGACCAATGGCACCTGGGTGAGCGGCGCCCGCGTGCAACGCCAGGCATTGACGCAGGGCATGCTCGTCGTGCTCGGTACGCCAGGCGCGGCCGGAAGCGCTTCGTTCAAGGTGGATCTCGACGGCACGGCGACAACTGGCATCCCCGACGGCGAAGGCGCGTTCGCCCAGGAGCCGCCGTCGTCATCCGAGATGGTCCGTTTCGTCTGCCAGAGTTGTGGCGCGATCGATACCGCCCCGGCGGTGGACATCGGTCAGAACGTGGATTGCGGCGTCTGCGGCAAAAAGACCAAGGTCGTGCCGATGTCGCCGACGCAGGGCAGCCAGCGATCGGCCGGTGCGCCGCCGGTCGCGTCGGGTCCGCCGCCTGTCATTCCGGGCAGCGCCGCACCAGGTTCGCAGCACCCCAAGGCGATCATTCCCGAGGACGCCGGCTTCTTCGGCGGCATCATCGGTAACGTCAAAGGCGCCATCCACCGGATGAAGGAGAAGAAGGAGCTCAACCGCGACATCGCCGCGATCGAGCAACAGATTCCGGCGATCGAGTCGGCCCTTCAGCAGGCGGCTACTTCGCTGGGCGCCGAGCTCTGGCAGTCGGCCGGGGCGGCGACGGCGGCGTCGCACGAAAAGATCAAGCCGTTCCGGGCGACCGACAAGCTGGCCGCGCTCGATGCCTCCGTCGAGCAGGTGAAGGAACGTCGCAAGGCCGCCGAGGAAGAGGCGTCGAAGCACGCCGCCGACCACCAGCACTGGCTGGAAGAGTGGCAGGCACGACATGCCACGCTGGAAGGCGACCTGGCGCTGGCGGTGCAGACGCTCGCCGACGCCCGCGCCGAGCAGGCCCGCGCCCGCCAGGCGGTCGCCGCCACCGCGAGCGAGCGGTCACCGGCAATGGCAGCGATCTCCGCCCGGCTGACCGAGCTCTCCACCGAAGCCGCCGGCGAACCGAAGGACGACTTCGCCAGCCGATACCAGTCGGCGATGGAGGAACTGGAAACGTCGTTGGTCACGCTCAAGGCGCCCCTGGCGGACTGGGCCGACAAGGTCGCCGCCCGCACCGCCGCTGCCGAAGCGCTCGACCGATCGACCCAGGCCCACGCCGAGGCGACGGCGAAGGTCGCCGCCTCGAACCAGGAGAAGTCGGCGAAAGAGGCGGCTCGCGCCGGGCAGGAGCGGGCCCATCAGCAGGCATTGCAGTCGCTGTCGGCGGAAGTCGATCGCATTCGCCAGCAAGCCCCTGCGTTGCACGCCGACCTCGGCCGGCAGTTTGTCGAACTTCAGCAGGCACCGGCGATCGACCCCCCGCCGGGTTCGCTCGCGGCGGCCAAGGCCGCCCTCGACCGACTGAAACAGGCCCAGGCGACGATCGCCGAGAAGAAAAAGCGGTTGACGGAGTTGGAGGCGGGATGA
- a CDS encoding SRPBCC family protein translates to MPTLKFELTLAASLDDLWAFHQDVSRALPLLSPPGSDVRIIAADLPARVGQQVKMNVRGPLGKRLNWVASIIEFEPPSRQNDSRQARFVDVQLSGPFAAWRHEHQMEETGPGTSRLIDIVTYRVPLGPLGKVADWMFVRRQLESMFRHRHAVTRKELEGGRG, encoded by the coding sequence ATGCCGACCCTTAAGTTCGAGTTGACACTTGCCGCGTCGCTGGATGACCTCTGGGCGTTTCATCAGGACGTGAGCCGGGCGCTTCCGTTGCTGTCGCCGCCCGGCAGCGACGTGCGCATTATCGCGGCCGACCTGCCGGCGCGTGTCGGGCAACAGGTGAAGATGAATGTGCGCGGCCCGCTCGGGAAGCGTCTGAACTGGGTCGCCAGCATCATCGAGTTCGAGCCGCCCTCACGGCAGAACGACTCGCGGCAGGCGCGATTTGTCGATGTGCAGCTTTCGGGGCCGTTCGCGGCCTGGCGGCACGAGCACCAGATGGAAGAGACGGGCCCTGGAACTTCCAGGCTGATTGATATCGTCACCTATCGGGTGCCCCTCGGGCCGCTGGGGAAGGTGGCCGACTGGATGTTTGTTCGACGGCAGCTCGAGTCGATGTTCCGCCACCGGCACGCTGTCACGCGTAAGGAACTGGAAGGCGGACGCGGATGA